A window of Daphnia carinata strain CSIRO-1 chromosome 5, CSIRO_AGI_Dcar_HiC_V3, whole genome shotgun sequence genomic DNA:
gtttactacaccgaggcttCCAAGTACTATGCTGAACCCACTTACTACACGACTACAGCTGCTGCTCCAGtctactacaccgaagctgCGAAGTACTATGCTGAGCCCACTTACTACACGACTACAACTGCTGCCCCAGtctactacaccgaagctacGAAGTACTATGCTGAGCCCacttactacaccaccactGCTGCTCCAGTCTACTACACCGAAAGCACGAAGTATTATGCCGAGGCAacttactacaccaccactGCTGCTCCAGTCTACTACACCGAAGGCACGAAGTATTATGCTGAGGGAacttactacaccaccactGCTGCACCAgtttactacaccgaggcaCCGAAATACTATGCTGAGCCAACTTACACCACTACTACTGCTGCACCAgtttactacaccgaggcaCCGAAATACTATGCTGAGCCCACGTACTACACTACCACCACTGCTGCTCCTgtttactacaccgaggcCATGAAGTACTATTCTGAACCAacttactacaccaccaccacTGCCGCTCCAGTCTACTACTCCGAGGCTCCCAAATACTACGCTGAGCCTGCTTACTACACCACTGCTGCCCCAGCCTACTATGCTGAGCCCCCGAAGTATTATTCTGAACCAtcttactacaccacaactgcTGCTACAATCTACTACACTCAAGCTCCGCAATATTATGTTGAACCTACTTACTATACCACCACTACTGCAGCTCCAgtttactacaccgaggcaACGAAGTACTATGCTGAACCAGTTTACCACACCACTGCCGCTCCAGTCTATTACACTGAAGCCTCGAAGTACTATTCTGAACCAtcttactacaccaccactACTGCAGCTCCTgtttactacactgaggcaACAAAGTATTATTCTGAACCAGCCTACTACACTACCACTGCTGCTCCAGTCTACTATACTGAGGCCGTAAAATACTACGCTGAGCCTacatactacaccaccactgCTGCGCCGgtctactacaccaccactgCTGCGCCGgtctactacaccaccactgCTGCGCCGgtctactacaccaccactgCTGCTCCAGTCTACTATACTGAGGCCGTAAAATACTACGCTGCGCCGgtctactacaccaccactgCTGCGCCGgtctactacaccaccactgCTGCGCCGgtctactacaccaccactgCTGCGCCGgtctactacaccaccactgCTGCGCCGgtctactacaccaccactgCTGCGCCGgtctactacaccaccactgCTGCGCCGgtctactacaccaccactgCTGCGCCGgtctactacaccaccactgCTGCGCCGgtctactacaccaccactgCTGCGCCGGTCTACTACACCGAGTCCACGAAGTACTATTCTGAGCCAACTTACTACGCCACTACTACTGCTCCTCCAGTCTACTATACCGAGCTCCCGAAATATTACACTAAACCatcgtactacaccacgactGCTGCTCCGGTCTACTACAAAGAGCCATCGAAATACTAATTAATTTATTCTAGATGTTTGTAGGAGATGTGGATCACGGTTTTTGCATCGATTCCTTGTTTTATTTGATATTGTGAAACTATATTTCGTGTTGATGGTGTGTTATGAAATCACGGTATATTTCAATACAGAGGATTttcaaacaatcaaaataacaTTATAATATTTGCCAACTTTTTGGGTAGCTAATTTGCTCTACACCATTGCCAATTTAATTAATgatataaatttttattttatgaataaataaataaaaagtaaatggTTGGAATTAGTAATAGCATTGTGTATCACAACTTCACTATCCACTGAATAAGATATTTCACGAAGGCAACGGAagtttaaacatttattttgcGAGATTGATAAGGAAAATTTAAGAATTAGGTATTTTATAAGAAAGGTGGTTGTCAACACagaatataaaagaaagacatatgTGCTATGCTTTCTCAGGTTTCACTTTTTGGAAGGATGGtaatctataaaaaaacaacgaaaatgaTTACATGTGTGTGCAACAGCATTGCAGGTACGAAAATGTTAGCTTACCTCGACCGCACTTCTTCTGAAAGATGCATTACAATCCACGGATGTTCCAGTAACTTCTTAAGAGGGATTCGATCTTCTGCTTTTGGTCTGAGTAATTTAGCAATTAAATCTTTCGCTCCCACAGAAAGATGGGCCGGAAATCGTATGTCAACTCTACGTTAACGAATGAAGAGTTTGAGAAACGAAAAGTGGAAAGTCTTTTAAGGCGCGAACCAAATTACTTGCAAATACGGCGGTAAGTAAGatcttgtttttcctcttcaaAAGGTGGTGAGCCAACCAAGAATTCGTAACACAGGATACCAAGAGTCCACAAATCTACGTGTTCATCGTGAGAACGCCCTTCTACCATTTCGGGGGCTAGATAATCTAGTGTCCCGCACATGGTTGTACGTCTGGAATAAATTTAAACTAGAAATTAGGCTCAGTGTATCAATTTGTGTCGAGCACTATAGGCTTACCTTGACGAAGGTGCATGCACAGACCAACCGAAATCAGCGATTTTAATTTCTCCATGAATTCCCAATAGAAGATTTTCTGGTTTGATGTCCCGATGGATAACTTTTTGTGCGTGACAGTACATCAAAGCGTCTGCCAACTGAGCCATGTAATTCGCCGTTCTCGAATAGAATTTATATTGTTATTTAAGCAACATGATTTTTATATATGCTATTTGTGAATACTGTGGTTCAGAAAATCGACCGTGAGGTTGGCGCTTTAAGAACTTATACATCTCTCCATTCGCGGCGAATTCCAATATGAGATATATGCGTGTTTCATCATAGAAATATCCATACATATGTAGAACATTGGGGTGCCTGTAATTGGTCCAAAAACGAATTAAGTTTGTGACAACACAATGTTCGTGCTGCTAAATATTTGGATTCAGTTTGCTGTACCGCAAATGTGACTGAATCTCTATTTCACGTCTCAACTGATGTTCCATATGGCACTTTTGTAGTTGTGACTTAAACAAAACTTTCAGTGCTACAATGAACTTGGTCTTAATTTCTCTGGCCAAGTACACATTTCCAAATTTCCCTTTGCCAAGTGGCCTTCCGATTTCAAAATTGTCAAGACTCCATCTAGATAATAAGTAGAAGCAAACATAAGATGTGGGTTTCTCAGGTTTATCAGTTACATTCATATTCAAAAATGTGCATTaacgacaaaattaaaaaaattcaaaataacagTTGTGAAAACGAAATCTAAAGGAAAATACTCGTCTGAAGTCTCGTCCACTTGGTTTGTGGAGCTCTCTTTCAACGGCTGCTTGGTTTCCATATttaatagaataaaaaaaccaCTTAGTTTTTTCCAATcgaaatcaatttcatttgaGGATTTGTTCAGAATTATAGTCTGATTTTTCTAGCAGTTTCGCTACACAAAACGATTTGGACAAAGACGAAAATTTGAAGGATTTGTTTAAACGGTGACAGCATTGTCGGctgcacttttttctttcattgcgCTTTCTCATTTCAAATTAAACGGAAATGTAAAGGTTTTGAAATACCATTTTCCTAAGAGGTCTTCAAAATTTTACCATTAAATTTAATAAACTGAATTCTAAACATGGTATATTACGGGCTTAATTGCCAGTTTGTTGCTGATGCAGTACCCACCAAAGTTCCTCCCAACCATACAGATGGCGTATCGGGTGTGTATGTAAATGGACCGAACCCTGCAGGCCCTTCAGCAGCACAAGTTCTTTACTTCTAAACTTGTCTGCTAAAGTTTTATTGGTGAAAATGGCGACTGACGGAAGCAAAAAGCAAGCTAAAAATGTATTGAAAGTTGCTGGCAAATCAAATGAAGAGGTTATTCAAGGATTTCAGAGATTGCGAACTGAACAGAGACAATTAGCCAGCAAACTATCCGAGCTTGAAATGGATCTCAACGAGCACAAGTAAGTTTTACCGGTTACGTTGCCCAAATAGTACTAGCACCACATGTGACAATGCAACTGACAAACATGCAATTTTTTACTGGAAGATTAGTTATTGAAACTCTTCAGAATGTTGATGCTGACAGGAAGTGCTTTCGCATGGTTGGGGGTGTTCTTGTTGAGAGAACTGTCAAAGAAGTTTTGCCTGCTCTAACGTCAAACAGAGACCAGGTAattttgctgttttctttacatttttttttattgattcataattttctattttgttagATGACCAAAGTGATTGAAGTTCTCAATACCCAGATAACAACAAAGGGACAAGAAATTAAtgatttcaaagaaaagaataatatcAGGATACGGAATCAAAATGAACTCCCATCTGCAGCTCCTGATAATGAAGGCGAAAATAAAGTTGCCAACCAGGGTGTCTTGGTGGGCACGAAACCCtaacaaaatttgtttgttttgtatgcTTTGATGTTGAACAAAATCAGAAAACATGTTTTGCTTCTGCTTATTTTACAAATCCATCACTATCGTACTGGTTAGAAAGTCCCTTTAGAAGACTCCATTGTCCTAGTGATGATGTTGGTTGGATGCAGCCTCTCCCACGTAGGCAAAACTAGAGAACGATTAGTACCCGTAATTATACATTACCACTCACGGGCATCGTGATTGAAAAACCACGAATCTTTAACTCCTAATCGTAACAACATAGGCTGGGACAACTAAACTGCCACAAAAACAAAGCTTTTTGCATAAAACACAATGCTGATGCCTTCCTAATTTGCGTAATAacgtaaattttgaatctCAAGTCCGCGTGGGGAACGCGAAATGAAATTCGGTAAGATAAATGGGCCATCTTTGCTAATAGGTCTGCAACTTGCTTGTTTTATAAATTAGAAATATACCTTCTAACCCTTTTTGAACAATATttgtgtttattataagctttttaaaaacaaattcattccTAACAGCTGTATTTATAGCCAAAACGGTTCGATTGTTtcttcattcccccccccccccctcctcctgtTTTATGGCAGAACTTAATCTCGAAGGGGCAAATTTTTCCATGTGAAAACAAGTATGAGGAGGTGTGACAAAATATAATTTTCTGTCTGGTAATCGTATTGTGTTAATCATTCAAGTATAGTCTTGGtcatttcgaaaagaaaaaaaaaaaacatctgaAACTGTACAGTACGTATGTGAATGTAAGCGACGCGGCAGCCGGGAAGGGCGGGAATCACGATGATTTCTCGAACAGCAGAATTAGCAACCCTGGAATTGTTAGCAGTCAACAATCAGAAAAAGCTTTTGGAGGGAAACTAAACTTAGCTACATGGCCTGTAGTTTTTCATATTTATAATTTATCACTACATTTTCCTGTTGATTGATAATATTTTCGCACATCGTTGAATGATTGATGCCCTCGGCAATCCTGCAACATAACAGTGTCATAAAAAAATCCCTAAGGGCACATGGGCTGAGAAgaacaaccaaaataaaagcatGTCTGTACGAAGTGCCCCCACGACGTCTCTGCAACTGCTGCAAGTGAACGTAAGCTTCGGAAAAGTACAAACTAATATATTTCTGAACATAGTGTCATGCACATTGATTCAGCTTCCTCTAAAATCCGTAGTTTTAATTCATGTatataaatttgaattcattaGATTGTAGTAACTAAAGAATTCAGTGAATAGCCTACTACATAGAGtgattgtttgtgtttttagaTGGCGAGCTTCCTTAAGAGAAAAATTTGCCACTTGATCCACTGTGTGGCATTTATTGGAACAATTGCTTTACTCGTAAGCTTAGGTGGTGGAGTAGGAAAACAGCAATCAAATGACctcaaagccaaagaaaaTCTTAGTACATGGGAACGCTATGGATTTCTTTTAGCTGCCTTTCTGTATGCTACTAGGATCCTTACACTTCTGTGCTTGCCCATGGCTTTATTTAATTTCTTGGGTCTTGTCCTTTTTAATGCATTTCCTCGCCAACCACCATTTAAggtaaaaattaattcatttaCTTCTATGCAATATATCATAGTCTGTGTTAAAAATTGACTTTAAATCGAAATTACGTTTAGGTTTACAGTAGGCGTCAACATGTCGCTACGCCCCTTATTTGTTTTCGGGTGGTTACCAAAGGTGACTTTCCCCAGTTGGTGCGCCGCAACATTTCAACAAACTTGAAAATTTGCCAGGAGGCAGGTCTAGAGCATTTCACTTTCGAAGTTGTCACAGACAAATCAGTATCCTTGGCCGCTAACAAAAGGGTACGTGAGCTGGTAGTACCAGATGATTATGTCACAAAATCCGGAGCCCTCTACAAATCAAGAGCATTACAATATTGCCTAGAAAAAGAGGTAATTTGAAACGTAGTCATTCGGCGGCGAAAACCTAATTCGGAATCATATAATTGCAGGTCAACGTCTTGAACGATGAGGATTGGATCGTACATCTTGACGAGGAAACTCTTCTTACCGTTGGTTGTCTTaaaggaattgaaaatttcatttatgaAGGGAAGTATCAGTTTGGGCAAGGAGTGATAACGTATAATAATGGAAAGGTAAATTACGCAATTATCAATACAGACGTATATTAACATAATGCATGTAGGTAGTCAACCTGGTTTTAACGCTGTGTGATTCGATTCGTGTTGCTGACGATATGGGAAAAGTGCAATTTCAGCTCAAAGTTCTGCATATGCCAATTATGGGTTGGAAAGGATCGTATGTCGTGTCTAATGTAAGCAGAAGCCCTACTACCACTTTTCTCGATAAAGAATTAATGTTGAATTAATTTAAGGTTGGTGCTGAGAAAGATGTTAGCTTCGATCTTGGACCAAGAGGCTCAGTGGCAGAAGACGCTTACTTCGGTCTTTTAGCAGCCAGCAAGGGCTACTCATTCGGTTTCATTGAAGGGGATATGTTGGAAAAGTCTCCTTTCACTTTTAAAGATTTTCTTCGTCAAAGGAAACGGTGGCTCCAGggtcttcttcttgttgttcATTCATCAGAAATTCCTCTAAGGTAAGCCATTATTAATTCTTATTTATCGTACGCAACTATCCAATATTATTGAAATATAGGTTTCGCATTCTACTTGGCTTCTGCGTATATGCCACAGCAACGGCACCGTTGACGACGTTAAATTTATTTCTCCAGCCGTGTTTCCCAATACAGATTGGCCGAGTAAGTTGGCAGAGCTTGATAACGTTAGTGTTCAACCGACATAATTTATGGCTATTAACAGTTTGTAGATTGGAGCGGATGTTTCGTTGGAGGTGTCATTTTGTACATGAATTTGTACGGAACGTTGAGGTCCTACAGCATAAAAGACGCTGGGATACTCAAAGTTCTACTTGTAGCCGTCTTAGGATTCGCTGTTCAACCTATTAAGTTCGTTCTTGAGGTAACTGCCATCTTATGGGGTCTTATTACGCCGAAAAACGAGTTTGTAGTAGTCGATAAGAATGTACATTTGAGCTCAGTTTTGTCTACCTTACCGTAAACTAGTAAATTATTCAGCTGTCCTAAACGGAGACGCTAGACATATTTTTCCGTCTTTCTTAATGTTTATGAACCGCTTATTATCCGTGACAGCCAAAAATGTAACCAAGTTACATGTTATTTAATATACGTTGCGTGCCATGTTTGCCCCACTAAATTACAACAATTTATCCAAcgtttgatttaaaataataatattttagtAGTATTTACAAGGAACTACGGAGTGTGGCTTTGAACAATATTTAGACTGGAAAAATAGACCTTGGACTAGGCATCTGGTGGCGGTTACCCACTGACCTTTTCTATCTGTTACGATGGCTTCTATGCTTCAATTGTGCAAACAACGTTTGTGGAAACAAAATGGAGATCTTTAGACAGTAACTGACGTGCTTGtgaataattgttttttaattctatttctttttctctgcaaGATAGTTTTAACCAATATGGTCTACTTGACAAGGGTAAGAAGAAAGTGCTCTTATTTTATATTCAAACATAGTAAAGCGGCTGCTTGTTTCTTTAGTGACAAATAAAGGAATGCAGAGACCGGTGACAATCAACCTGAACAGTTAAGTGAAGAAAGTAAACATGGAACACTGGGTCACCAAAACAAAGCGAGATTACTAAACCAACCGTTTGGTAAATATACTAACGGTGATGGTTACAGCATGCTCGCGTTCTACGTGTAACTGACTGAAGACATCGTTATCTGAATGGCCCTGTTTCCGTCCGGAAAAATCATATCACCGATAGCTGTTACGAAGAACTGCGCGTCTTGAGCAATAAGGTATTCTTCATCTTCTGGTACAACACTGTATGGCGCGATGTGGTTTGCATGTTTCGTTCCCTGGATTAGAAAAATCGTCCCTTGTCCAGTAGAAGAATTGGCGTACTTTTGGGCGATTGCCAAATTCGTACTCGATGACAAAAACCTATTGAAACGGATATACTGATTCACTTCAGCTGGTACTGTGTAATTGACTCCCCTATAAAGCTCGAAGTCATAATCTTGGCACGCAAGCAAAAGAAGACCAAAGAAACCCTTGTAGTAGTACGAATTATAATCAGAGTCATCGCGGAACGCGCTTGTTTCGTCATTGAACGTAGCATAGAGATATTCTGGTTCTGACATGGAGTACGCATATGCGGCCAATTGTTCCTGTAAAAATGATCCACCAATTAAGTTTTGATATATTTTAAACTCCTTTTTTGGGTGGGTGGGGGTGGCTTACTGAATTGTAAGTTGGATTCGTAGCGACAGCGATGTCCCAAGTAATTCTTAATTTTTCATTGTGTGCCATATCGTCCTCGAGCATGATCTCTGCTCGCACCGTAGGAAGCACTGCAGGATCCAACTCATAAAGATCGTAGGTGACGTTCAAATATAAGTTAGGTTGCCGATAGAAGGGTTCGTATGACCTTTCTACTCCGTATGCGTCTATGTCGACATTTACACCAGTTTGGGGATCAATTATTGGCGATCTATAGATGCGTGAGAATATGAAAAAGGTCAATGTTACAGCACACGGTTCCATTGTCGTAAGAATCTGCTATTCTCttaacattgtttttttttatcgtagTAGGCTAAGGCTTATTCGTATTTGTTACTGTTATGCGATATTACACAAATGcttagttttaaaaatgtttatgtatTGTGTAGCAAGAAGgtgaaaaattttatgtttaaaatagtattcaaaaatctaaaatatgTAATTTATGCAGGTTGTACTCACGTGCTACTTAAAAGACCATTGAACAGAAGAACAGCAAGCAAGGCAAACATTTTATTGGACGCCATCGTTGGAAACGCATCAGATCTGTTCAACTGCGCGACAAACATTGAAGTCTTGTTGAGCTCAGGTATTTTATATATCGGAGCATATATTCATAGGCCATACTGGGCAAGCCATTCCAGTTCTCTAGAAAACCGACAAAAATCTGTTTGTGGTAAGACCCATAAGCGCTGCTCCCGTTGACTGTTATTCCTGTTTGAAGCCTGTTAGTACTCAAATAGGAAGTAACACTTGTAGAGTCAGATGAGAACTGGTGCGGTGGCAGTGTCAATACGTAAACGAAACTTTACATGCCAAACAGATGatgttattaaaaataagTTTAGAATCCTGTTGATATTGCTAGCATTTATACATAACGCGTACGTCGAAAACATGCATAGCTATCCTTGCTTAAAATGCCAGTAAATGATCTTAACCAAAATGTCAATAAATGTGatcgtgatttttttaaatagtcgAAATGTGGTGTCCCTGAAAAATATAATAACACACGGAGCTGTGTTTCTCATAAAACTCCGTCTCCCCAAAAAGGCATTTTCAGTCATAGACTGTTCCCTTAAAAGGAATAGATGCATCATGTCTAGCGTGTTGGCGTGTGACTGACTAAGAAGATGCATTAGTTGCCTTAACACGGCTCAGTAGGGATGTAATTCTCTCATTTTTCAATGGTTAAAACTTCCAGGTCACGATATAAGCTTTATCTCTGATTTGCCGTTAAATTGGGAGCCTTTGACAGAACCACAACAGTTGTAAACACGGAAAACAATCCAGGGTTGCATGATTTTTTGGCGCGGTATTGAAAAGTTCTAATTTGGCATCGCTGTTgctttcatttaaaattgttcAATCGTCAACTATCTGAAGCAACCGACTCTTTGCTGTTgaacattttatttgttgtcgTTAGAAAACTATTCATCCGTCGTTCAGGCAAAATATTTACGAAAGTCGTGCCATCGACATTAAGTTCTAGCCATCATGAATCGAAATGGACTTTACAAAATGTCGGGTCTAAGATGTGCAAATTCTGCTAAAGCCCGAGCCCAAAGAATAGATGAACAAAATGGGAATCGTCGTACAGCCCGGTAAGATAACTAACTTTTTGTGGCTTTGAAAACACAAAGCTGTAAACATATGTTTTTTGGTGTTTGGTCCAGGCAAGCGAAGAATGATGCTAAAAGAGGTCTTGTGGAAATTGACCCAAACGTTTTGAATGCCAGCCAAAAGAATTCCAATGTGACTGCTGAGTTAACCCATCAACAAAAATTGCAAGAGAGGTTAGCTAGGCTACAAATATGGCGTCAGGAGAAAATAGCAGCTGAAGAAAAAGCAAAGGCAACCAAAAAAGCACCCTTTTTAGTGCCAGGTGTTTCAAAAGTTAATAAAGCCATGGTTGAAACAATTCCTTCGACAAGCATAAAAGTGGCTAACACAAGAGTCACTCGATCACAGACCAAAAAACCTGTGGAACCAGTAAAACAATGGACTATCACGTCAAATAATTCTTTaccaggaaaaaaacaaccaaataatgaaaagaaagaaaatgaagcaccaaacaatgaaaaatcatttgcTCCAAAAGGATTTGTTTTTACTGCACCCAAAGGTGAGAAGAGTTCTAAAGGAatgaattgattttttttttcatttatctatGTTTCAATTTTAGAAATATCAGTGAAAGCTATGGAGATTCAAGATGCAATTAATGTGCAAAATAAGGATACTTGCTCTAAATCTGGAACACCACAAAGGACAATGTCCTCTGGTGCTGAAAATGAAGACATCAGAATCTCACCACTTGTGGTTAACCACCCTTGGATTTCTACTACAAGAGGTTCCTCATCCAAGAAACAACGAATGAGCCTGGAAATATTTTCAAACCAAGAGCCTCTGTCTTCTCCAATCCTGAAGAAGAGATCTACCAGCGAAAGAAAGTCTGTGGTGGAACTTAGCAACCCGGATGCCGTAAAGTTTCGAGCCCTTATGGCTAGTGAAGGAACCCGTCTGACAGATCTTTGCAATAGCTATGAACAACTCCTGACAAGTGGTGATATTCCTGAAGAGGAAACCGGCTCGGTTCGCACCGTTATTGGTCAAGCACATCTTCTTCAACGAGAGCGATTTACACAATTCGCAGGCCTCGTTAAtcagtttgaaaataaaacgggcgaaaaagaaatcacagCATCCGATTTAGAAGGATTTTGGGAAATGATTTATCTGCAGGTAGCTATTATAATACTTCCTAATATT
This region includes:
- the LOC130695826 gene encoding uncharacterized protein LOC130695826; the encoded protein is MVSKIVAMKLCILVAILGAFPSMVSARVMGKAMEMQRQSGGGYSYATASYTTTTPSYYTTTAAPIYYTEAQKYYAEPTYYTTTTAAPVYYNEAPKYYAEPTYYTTAAPVYYTEAVKYYSEPSYYTTTTVAPVYYTEASKYYAEPTYYTTTAAAPVYYTEAAKYYAEPTYYTTTTAAPVYYTEATKYYAEPTYYTTTAAPVYYTESTKYYAEATYYTTTAAPVYYTEGTKYYAEGTYYTTTAAPVYYTEAPKYYAEPTYTTTTAAPVYYTEAPKYYAEPTYYTTTTAAPVYYTEAMKYYSEPTYYTTTTAAPVYYSEAPKYYAEPAYYTTAAPAYYAEPPKYYSEPSYYTTTAATIYYTQAPQYYVEPTYYTTTTAAPVYYTEATKYYAEPVYHTTAAPVYYTEASKYYSEPSYYTTTTAAPVYYTEATKYYSEPAYYTTTAAPVYYTEAVKYYAEPTYYTTTAAPVYYTTTAAPVYYTTTAAPVYYTTTAAPVYYTEAVKYYAAPVYYTTTAAPVYYTTTAAPVYYTTTAAPVYYTTTAAPVYYTTTAAPVYYTTTAAPVYYTTTAAPVYYTTTAAPVYYTTTAAPVYYTESTKYYSEPTYYATTTAPPVYYTELPKYYTKPSYYTTTAAPVYYKEPSKY
- the LOC130695846 gene encoding aurora kinase-like; this translates as METKQPLKESSTNQVDETSDEWSLDNFEIGRPLGKGKFGNVYLAREIKTKFIVALKVLFKSQLQKCHMEHQLRREIEIQSHLRHPNVLHMYGYFYDETRIYLILEFAANGEMYKFLKRQPHGRFSEPQTANYMAQLADALMYCHAQKVIHRDIKPENLLLGIHGEIKIADFGWSVHAPSSRRTTMCGTLDYLAPEMVEGRSHDEHVDLWTLGILCYEFLVGSPPFEEEKQDLTYRRICKVDIRFPAHLSVGAKDLIAKLLRPKAEDRIPLKKLLEHPWIVMHLSEEVRSRLPSFQKVKPEKA
- the LOC130695829 gene encoding disks large-associated protein 5-like yields the protein MNRNGLYKMSGLRCANSAKARAQRIDEQNGNRRTARQAKNDAKRGLVEIDPNVLNASQKNSNVTAELTHQQKLQERLARLQIWRQEKIAAEEKAKATKKAPFLVPGVSKVNKAMVETIPSTSIKVANTRVTRSQTKKPVEPVKQWTITSNNSLPGKKQPNNEKKENEAPNNEKSFAPKGFVFTAPKEISVKAMEIQDAINVQNKDTCSKSGTPQRTMSSGAENEDIRISPLVVNHPWISTTRGSSSKKQRMSLEIFSNQEPLSSPILKKRSTSERKSVVELSNPDAVKFRALMASEGTRLTDLCNSYEQLLTSGDIPEEETGSVRTVIGQAHLLQRERFTQFAGLVNQFENKTGEKEITASDLEGFWEMIYLQVSDVDKKFEELEKLKESGWVRTEDVPEQNKKLKVTTKKKAPVARPAKSNMRALIAAARKKQLAEKSCGSPSIKRRSSLLMSPARTPGKRQSLRRSVLLNSAKKPVFIVTGIAPSDVEEPAKENDAVAVNVTPGRKKTYSRQTEQGIDSVSSEERLSVEFDTLKNDPESADCVTPLRVFRSPREIKPSNVQLQTGNDAPEVEENVFCSPRRSTRIRGLNNSKIVPMGRASLLPTNYLSPVTPSENLISFD
- the LOC130695848 gene encoding uncharacterized protein LOC130695848, producing MASNKMFALLAVLLFNGLLSSTSPIIDPQTGVNVDIDAYGVERSYEPFYRQPNLYLNVTYDLYELDPAVLPTVRAEIMLEDDMAHNEKLRITWDIAVATNPTYNSEQLAAYAYSMSEPEYLYATFNDETSAFRDDSDYNSYYYKGFFGLLLLACQDYDFELYRGVNYTVPAEVNQYIRFNRFLSSSTNLAIAQKYANSSTGQGTIFLIQGTKHANHIAPYSVVPEDEEYLIAQDAQFFVTAIGDMIFPDGNRAIQITMSSVSYT
- the LOC130695861 gene encoding prefoldin subunit 2-like codes for the protein MATDGSKKQAKNVLKVAGKSNEEVIQGFQRLRTEQRQLASKLSELEMDLNEHKLVIETLQNVDADRKCFRMVGGVLVERTVKEVLPALTSNRDQMTKVIEVLNTQITTKGQEINDFKEKNNIRIRNQNELPSAAPDNEGENKVANQGVLVGTKP
- the LOC130695833 gene encoding beta-1,4-mannosyltransferase egh-like isoform X2; this translates as MSVRSAPTTSLQLLQVNMASFLKRKICHLIHCVAFIGTIALLVSLGGGVGKQQSNDLKAKENLSTWERYGFLLAAFLYATRILTLLCLPMALFNFLGLVLFNAFPRQPPFKVYSRRQHVATPLICFRVVTKGDFPQLVRRNISTNLKICQEAGLEHFTFEVVTDKSVSLAANKRVRELVVPDDYVTKSGALYKSRALQYCLEKEVNVLNDEDWIVHLDEETLLTVGCLKGIENFIYEGKYQFGQGVITYNNGKVVNLVLTLCDSIRVADDMGKVQFQLKVLHMPIMGWKGSYVVSNVGAEKDVSFDLGPRGSVAEDAYFGLLAASKGYSFGFIEGDMLEKSPFTFKDFLRQRKRWLQGLLLVVHSSEIPLRFRILLGFCVYATATAPLTTLNLFLQPCFPIQIGRFVDWSGCFVGGVILYMNLYGTLRSYSIKDAGILKVLLVAVLGFAVQPIKFVLEVTAILWGLITPKNEFVVVDKNVHLSSVLSTLP
- the LOC130695833 gene encoding beta-1,4-mannosyltransferase egh-like isoform X1, whose product is MSVRSAPTTSLQLLQVNVSFGKMASFLKRKICHLIHCVAFIGTIALLVSLGGGVGKQQSNDLKAKENLSTWERYGFLLAAFLYATRILTLLCLPMALFNFLGLVLFNAFPRQPPFKVYSRRQHVATPLICFRVVTKGDFPQLVRRNISTNLKICQEAGLEHFTFEVVTDKSVSLAANKRVRELVVPDDYVTKSGALYKSRALQYCLEKEVNVLNDEDWIVHLDEETLLTVGCLKGIENFIYEGKYQFGQGVITYNNGKVVNLVLTLCDSIRVADDMGKVQFQLKVLHMPIMGWKGSYVVSNVGAEKDVSFDLGPRGSVAEDAYFGLLAASKGYSFGFIEGDMLEKSPFTFKDFLRQRKRWLQGLLLVVHSSEIPLRFRILLGFCVYATATAPLTTLNLFLQPCFPIQIGRFVDWSGCFVGGVILYMNLYGTLRSYSIKDAGILKVLLVAVLGFAVQPIKFVLEVTAILWGLITPKNEFVVVDKNVHLSSVLSTLP